The following are from one region of the Granulimonas faecalis genome:
- a CDS encoding RNA-guided endonuclease TnpB family protein, with amino-acid sequence MERAYVVRIYPNKAQRSRIERTFGCRRWVYNRCLEVRKAAYEATGKSPSRWELDRMLPAWKAEHPWLREADSHALQQAVRDLCSAYDHFFRRVRQGGKPGYPRFKSKSDPGQSFRTNWGVSVPDERHLRLPKLGAVRARVSRPVEGRIVSATVKRAPSGKYFCVLSCTGCPEAPMAEGEVPVLGIDAGVRDLMVRSDGVRVASPRALAKAERRLAKEQRRLSRKRKGSRNRAKQRLKVARAHEAVADRRKDAVHKATTQAMRESQAIAVEDLNVEGMKRNRRLAKAVSDASMAEAARQLEYKCAWHGRPFVKVDRFYPSSKTCSACGHVLPGLPLSVREWRCPECGATHDRDLNAATNIAREGERILREGTAGHAGTAGV; translated from the coding sequence GTGGAGCGAGCCTACGTGGTCCGCATCTACCCCAACAAGGCCCAGCGATCCCGAATCGAGCGCACCTTCGGGTGCCGGCGCTGGGTCTACAACCGCTGCCTCGAGGTGCGCAAGGCCGCCTACGAGGCCACGGGGAAGTCGCCCTCCCGCTGGGAGCTCGACCGGATGCTGCCGGCCTGGAAGGCCGAGCACCCGTGGCTGCGCGAGGCGGACTCCCACGCCCTCCAGCAGGCGGTGCGGGACCTCTGCTCTGCCTACGACCACTTCTTCCGCCGGGTGAGACAGGGCGGAAAGCCCGGCTACCCCCGCTTCAAGTCGAAGTCGGACCCCGGGCAGAGCTTCCGCACCAACTGGGGCGTGTCCGTGCCCGACGAGAGGCACCTGAGGCTCCCCAAGCTCGGGGCGGTCAGGGCCCGGGTGTCCAGGCCCGTGGAGGGCCGCATCGTCTCGGCCACGGTGAAGCGGGCCCCCTCCGGCAAGTACTTCTGCGTGCTCAGCTGCACGGGTTGCCCTGAGGCCCCCATGGCCGAGGGCGAGGTCCCCGTGCTCGGCATCGACGCCGGCGTCCGGGACCTCATGGTCCGCTCCGACGGCGTCAGGGTCGCCAGCCCCAGGGCGCTCGCCAAGGCCGAGAGGCGCCTCGCCAAAGAGCAGCGCCGCCTCTCCCGCAAGAGGAAGGGGTCCAGGAACAGGGCGAAGCAGAGGCTCAAGGTGGCCAGGGCTCACGAGGCCGTGGCCGACAGGCGCAAGGACGCCGTCCACAAGGCCACGACGCAGGCGATGCGCGAGAGCCAAGCCATCGCCGTCGAGGACCTGAACGTGGAGGGGATGAAGAGGAACCGCCGCCTGGCCAAGGCGGTCTCGGACGCCTCCATGGCCGAGGCGGCCCGCCAGCTCGAGTACAAGTGCGCCTGGCACGGCCGCCCGTTCGTCAAGGTGGACAGGTTCTACCCGTCCTCCAAGACGTGCTCGGCCTGCGGTCACGTGCTGCCCGGGCTGCCGCTGTCGGTGCGCGAGTGGCGCTGCCCGGAGTGCGGGGCGACCCACGATCGCGACCTCAACGCGGCCACAAACATCGCCCGGGAGGGCGAGAGGATCCTGAGGGAAGGTACCGCAGGGCATGCGGGAACCGCTGGGGTCTAA
- the tnpA gene encoding IS200/IS605 family transposase, with protein sequence MEYKSNNNVVYSCRYHVVFCPKYRRAVLVDGVDVRFKEIAAQVASELSFEVVEMEVMPDHVHLLLDVDPQLGVHRAVKRIKGRTSHDLRSEFPWLKSRIPSLWTNSYFVSTVGGAPLAAVKRYIEAQKEV encoded by the coding sequence ATGGAGTACAAGAGCAACAACAACGTCGTCTACAGCTGCAGGTACCACGTGGTCTTCTGCCCGAAGTACCGAAGGGCGGTGCTCGTGGACGGCGTGGACGTGCGCTTCAAGGAGATCGCGGCCCAGGTAGCCTCCGAGCTCTCCTTCGAGGTCGTCGAGATGGAGGTCATGCCCGACCACGTCCACCTGCTCCTCGACGTGGACCCGCAGCTCGGCGTCCACCGGGCGGTGAAGCGCATCAAGGGCAGGACGAGCCACGACCTGCGCTCCGAGTTCCCCTGGCTGAAGAGCCGCATCCCCTCCCTATGGACCAACAGCTACTTCGTCTCCACCGTGGGCGGGGCGCCCCTGGCCGCCGTCAAGCGCTACATCGAGGCCCAGAAGGAGGTGTGA
- a CDS encoding helix-turn-helix domain-containing protein, giving the protein MATPLEIISGTATPRRTLEALGSRVRARRSALGLTQEQLAERSGVSVATLRNLEHRGRATLKTVVEVARALGCDSDLDALFAKPAYRTIEEVVADGTEGKPRR; this is encoded by the coding sequence ATGGCCACACCGCTCGAGATCATATCCGGAACGGCGACGCCCAGGAGGACCCTCGAGGCCCTCGGCTCCCGTGTCCGGGCACGGCGGTCCGCCCTCGGCCTCACCCAGGAGCAGCTGGCGGAGCGCAGCGGCGTCTCGGTGGCCACTCTGCGGAACCTCGAGCACCGCGGCAGGGCCACCCTGAAGACGGTCGTGGAGGTGGCCCGGGCCCTGGGCTGCGACAGCGACCTGGACGCCCTGTTCGCCAAGCCCGCGTACCGGACCATTGAGGAGGTGGTCGCCGATGGCACGGAGGGGAAACCCCGTCGCTGA
- a CDS encoding type II toxin-antitoxin system RelE family toxin gives MSGRFAIEFLPGAAKDYGKLDNSQRLIVNAGLDRLRHRADEVGKPLRGGLAPCRELKFRSDNLRLVYRIRNGVVEVVEVVAIGPRDGGRVFLTAERRLKGL, from the coding sequence ATGAGCGGGCGTTTCGCGATCGAGTTCCTTCCAGGGGCTGCCAAGGACTACGGCAAGCTCGACAACTCCCAGCGCCTCATCGTCAACGCCGGGCTCGACAGGCTTCGCCACCGTGCCGACGAAGTGGGAAAGCCCCTGCGGGGTGGCCTGGCCCCATGTCGGGAGCTCAAATTCCGATCGGACAACCTGAGGCTCGTGTACAGAATCAGAAACGGCGTCGTAGAGGTGGTCGAGGTGGTGGCCATCGGCCCCAGGGACGGTGGCAGGGTGTTTCTCACGGCGGAGCGAAGGCTCAAGGGGCTATAG
- a CDS encoding DUF7168 domain-containing protein yields the protein MDLLDPAVGWPAGNLSSILVKPPQPGLVAGLVGRAAETLSERIAEVAAEAASLGFTEDGALPALMEVPDWDTACHMAVVGTLDLDDGRALACCVVVTPVDDPSRGACVPVVLDEDRSRILGLPGPWVGPATEGPARWGEGLSAFDYGLDGGDGLPSAAAYIRCTQDGPALGCDGEAGELIVAAADLARAPGEVDLSAGGELGREAVLARTAATARLWSVLDAMVSDLHTPAPEEGTPWGPQAFLAELPGEIREALVWAATARWCSEAGATEAEAVAAALAAQRLMVAHDISERELWAEVPEVIEEISVGSVRMDWKKSLLSVVARSYRCSCYLSGGGKTFQGIFVGRSSDASAAKLVFESLANLGQKLSKKAGEARKQQAAQAQANLYVHESLKEDYVKRWLNQEAAKARTSFLAGFVSGVASVLDKQTRELLVLVPSEVADYMDNMNLTSHKQRKKSYSCDAYEQGRLEGAAAVASGRVEDGQNPCLVA from the coding sequence ATGGACCTTCTCGACCCCGCGGTGGGCTGGCCCGCCGGAAACCTCTCCTCGATCCTTGTGAAACCGCCCCAGCCGGGCCTCGTGGCGGGCCTCGTCGGGCGCGCCGCCGAGACACTCTCGGAGCGCATCGCCGAGGTGGCCGCGGAGGCCGCCTCCCTGGGCTTCACCGAGGATGGGGCCCTGCCCGCTCTCATGGAGGTGCCGGACTGGGACACGGCCTGCCACATGGCCGTAGTCGGCACCCTGGACCTCGACGACGGGCGCGCCCTTGCCTGCTGCGTGGTGGTCACCCCCGTGGACGACCCGAGCCGCGGCGCCTGCGTGCCCGTGGTGCTCGACGAGGACCGGAGCCGCATCCTGGGGCTTCCCGGCCCCTGGGTGGGCCCTGCCACGGAGGGGCCCGCGCGCTGGGGAGAGGGCCTCTCGGCCTTCGACTACGGCCTGGACGGGGGCGACGGCCTGCCGAGCGCGGCGGCCTATATCCGCTGCACCCAGGACGGCCCGGCGCTCGGCTGCGACGGGGAGGCCGGAGAGCTCATCGTCGCTGCGGCCGACCTGGCTCGGGCCCCGGGAGAGGTCGACCTGTCGGCGGGAGGCGAGCTCGGCCGTGAGGCGGTGCTCGCCCGCACGGCGGCCACGGCAAGGCTCTGGTCGGTGCTCGACGCCATGGTCTCAGACCTCCACACCCCGGCCCCCGAGGAGGGCACCCCCTGGGGCCCCCAGGCCTTCCTCGCAGAGCTCCCGGGAGAGATCCGCGAGGCCCTGGTCTGGGCGGCCACGGCCCGGTGGTGCTCCGAGGCGGGGGCCACAGAGGCGGAGGCTGTGGCTGCCGCTTTGGCCGCCCAGCGCCTCATGGTGGCCCACGACATCTCTGAGCGAGAACTTTGGGCAGAAGTGCCCGAGGTGATCGAAGAGATCTCTGTGGGCAGCGTCCGCATGGACTGGAAAAAGAGCCTTTTGAGCGTGGTCGCTCGCAGCTATCGCTGCTCATGCTATCTAAGCGGTGGCGGCAAGACCTTCCAGGGCATCTTTGTGGGTCGTTCCTCAGACGCCAGCGCGGCAAAGCTGGTTTTTGAGTCTCTGGCGAACCTTGGGCAGAAGCTTTCCAAGAAGGCAGGGGAGGCCCGCAAGCAGCAGGCTGCCCAGGCCCAGGCGAATCTCTATGTCCATGAGTCGCTGAAAGAGGACTATGTGAAGCGTTGGCTTAACCAAGAGGCAGCCAAAGCTCGCACGAGCTTTCTAGCGGGCTTTGTGTCGGGGGTTGCCAGTGTCCTGGACAAGCAGACCCGAGAGCTCCTTGTGCTGGTGCCCTCTGAGGTAGCCGACTATATGGACAACATGAATCTGACCTCTCACAAGCAACGCAAGAAGTCCTATAGCTGCGATGCCTACGAGCAAGGGCGCCTTGAGGGAGCCGCTGCGGTGGCTTCTGGGCGAGTGGAAGACGGACAAAACCCTTGCTTGGTAGCCTAG
- a CDS encoding Lar family restriction alleviation protein: protein MAVFKYVEEGFVCYLFCDRPEVNSPEAFRGLCREVFAKACPVTVGTTFGVGLLTALTDDPAENLARFAGIDGGDREDFLGEYPERVREALRQAGVSLENLGYYYHPDEVDEAAAAERDRFSEVHRDAVVVEDFDLTDLRRCPFCGAPARVYRDRDSVLGGITVAVECSYDMCAARIGLLTTEAGVDVAVTDVVSAWNRRAGE, encoded by the coding sequence ATGGCCGTCTTCAAGTACGTCGAGGAGGGTTTCGTCTGCTACCTCTTCTGCGACCGCCCCGAGGTGAACTCCCCCGAGGCGTTCCGCGGCCTCTGCCGCGAGGTCTTCGCGAAGGCCTGCCCGGTGACCGTCGGGACCACCTTCGGGGTCGGCCTCCTGACAGCCCTCACCGACGACCCCGCGGAGAACCTCGCGAGGTTCGCGGGGATCGACGGCGGGGACCGCGAGGACTTCCTCGGGGAGTACCCCGAGAGGGTCCGAGAGGCCCTTAGGCAGGCGGGGGTCTCCCTCGAGAACCTCGGCTATTACTACCACCCCGACGAGGTGGACGAGGCCGCGGCCGCAGAGCGAGACCGCTTCTCCGAGGTCCACAGGGACGCCGTCGTGGTCGAGGACTTCGACCTCACGGACCTCCGCCGGTGCCCATTCTGCGGGGCCCCCGCGAGGGTCTACAGAGACCGTGACAGCGTCCTTGGGGGCATCACGGTGGCCGTGGAGTGCTCCTACGACATGTGCGCGGCCCGGATAGGGCTGCTCACCACGGAGGCCGGGGTGGACGTCGCCGTGACCGACGTGGTGAGCGCCTGGAACCGCAGGGCGGGGGAGTGA
- a CDS encoding DUF5067 domain-containing protein: protein MGIRTKVVLTALSASALMVLAGCSGAGNAADLEARVAALEERVDAMEGTAQDQGGSKADDAETEGVDRVGSDTVEVGDAAFENDFFGDGKVVLVPMTFTNTTGKETSFTGVASVKAYQGGVELDRGYAESWTSGIPQTDSDKGTYIKPGASIEVSDCFELRDTSPVTVEVSTPEGAAVAQRTFEVG, encoded by the coding sequence ATGGGAATCCGCACGAAGGTCGTTTTGACGGCCCTTTCCGCATCCGCCCTCATGGTCTTGGCCGGGTGCTCGGGCGCCGGCAACGCGGCCGACCTCGAGGCCAGGGTGGCCGCCCTTGAGGAGCGTGTGGACGCCATGGAGGGGACGGCGCAGGACCAAGGGGGGTCGAAGGCCGACGACGCCGAGACAGAGGGCGTCGACCGGGTGGGCAGCGATACCGTGGAGGTCGGAGACGCCGCGTTCGAGAACGACTTCTTCGGGGACGGCAAGGTCGTCCTCGTGCCAATGACCTTCACGAACACCACCGGCAAGGAGACGTCGTTCACGGGGGTCGCCTCCGTCAAGGCCTACCAGGGCGGGGTCGAGCTGGACAGGGGCTATGCCGAGTCGTGGACCTCCGGCATACCGCAGACGGACTCGGACAAGGGGACCTATATCAAGCCGGGGGCGTCCATCGAGGTCTCCGACTGCTTCGAGCTGAGGGACACATCCCCCGTCACCGTCGAGGTGAGCACTCCCGAAGGCGCCGCGGTCGCACAGAGGACCTTCGAGGTGGGTTGA
- a CDS encoding helix-turn-helix domain-containing protein produces the protein MAFRLALAIGLAVREAREEQGLTQARLAELAGVSRRRILDLEAGRADGMAMDKADRILKALGLAVTVGADEGGPAGPSIQELHARRQQARSEAIARMLEASEKGAPW, from the coding sequence ATGGCCTTCAGATTGGCCCTGGCGATAGGGCTCGCCGTGAGGGAGGCCAGGGAGGAGCAGGGCCTCACCCAGGCCCGGCTGGCCGAGCTCGCCGGCGTCTCCCGTCGGCGCATCCTCGACCTCGAGGCGGGCCGGGCGGACGGGATGGCGATGGACAAGGCCGACCGCATCCTCAAGGCCCTGGGGCTCGCCGTGACCGTCGGGGCCGACGAAGGAGGACCTGCGGGCCCCTCCATCCAGGAGCTTCACGCCCGACGGCAGCAGGCACGCAGCGAGGCGATCGCCAGGATGCTCGAGGCGTCCGAGAAGGGGGCGCCATGGTAG
- a CDS encoding YraN family protein — MATVLSHDLARAMGEIRPDIVAGNLADTYRGDDARGCSGLLTDRVSWVFVDTVPEDAQGAFADAYGPVAVCHRVAGPDDPTPKGPDTFCRVTPEAIARAASDLIDDGTRATAVNLAVSYLGRRGYRVLERDWVCAAGTVDIVAVDPDGALVLMSIRHRVAPGATDHEQLGTVAVEAEERRAMRKCCLHRLVEEREGGDQPWESTRFDVLGLTFTGGPDVRLRHLVGAVSWDSD; from the coding sequence ATGGCCACCGTGCTCAGCCATGACCTCGCTCGCGCCATGGGGGAGATTCGCCCCGACATCGTGGCGGGAAACCTTGCCGACACCTACCGGGGCGACGATGCCCGGGGCTGCTCCGGGCTCCTCACCGACAGGGTGAGCTGGGTCTTCGTGGATACCGTGCCCGAGGACGCCCAAGGTGCCTTCGCCGACGCCTACGGCCCCGTCGCCGTGTGCCACCGGGTGGCGGGACCCGATGACCCGACCCCGAAGGGCCCGGACACCTTCTGCCGGGTGACGCCGGAGGCCATCGCCCGAGCCGCCTCGGACCTCATCGACGACGGGACCCGGGCCACGGCCGTGAACCTCGCCGTCTCCTACCTCGGGCGCCGTGGCTACCGCGTCCTGGAACGCGACTGGGTGTGTGCCGCCGGCACCGTCGACATCGTGGCCGTAGACCCCGACGGCGCCCTCGTCCTTATGTCGATACGCCACCGGGTGGCCCCGGGGGCCACAGACCATGAGCAGCTGGGGACCGTCGCCGTGGAGGCCGAGGAGCGCCGTGCCATGCGCAAGTGCTGCCTCCATCGCCTCGTGGAGGAGCGCGAAGGCGGCGACCAACCCTGGGAGTCCACCCGCTTCGACGTCCTGGGACTCACCTTCACGGGCGGCCCCGACGTGCGCCTGCGCCATCTCGTCGGCGCGGTGTCCTGGGACTCCGACTGA
- a CDS encoding HipA domain-containing protein: MGLLSLMGRDCPEAVSFLGVGEDPVPRASDYVEVDEGVLGLRLSELMDRGEASWQARAEHWSLGGGFQPKIALACFDGRWYSCEGDAATTHILKPGIKGRAFQSLVEHVTMRACALMGVEVANTEYLDGLGAVCIERFDRVVRRPFDVVRIHQEDFCQACGILPENKYTENRGPVAPDIAAAIDRFIDDPDTDKKAFFLMVVANHLLGAPDGHAKNFSLLEYPDGGVRLAPMYDCASGLPYDGPRDRRVAMGIGGVSAVGRLGIGAVTRMAKACDLNGDWCVAKVSDLSKGLPDAVATALNEVSGVSGAEELRIRLLDPVAFVCEATLARLR, encoded by the coding sequence ATGGGGCTCCTGTCCCTCATGGGAAGGGACTGCCCGGAGGCCGTCTCCTTCCTCGGCGTGGGCGAGGACCCGGTTCCGAGGGCGTCCGACTACGTCGAGGTCGACGAGGGCGTTCTGGGACTCCGTCTCTCCGAGCTCATGGACAGGGGCGAGGCGTCCTGGCAGGCGAGGGCGGAGCACTGGTCCCTCGGGGGGGGGTTCCAGCCGAAAATCGCCCTCGCCTGCTTCGACGGACGCTGGTACTCCTGCGAGGGCGACGCGGCCACGACCCACATCCTTAAGCCGGGAATCAAGGGCAGGGCCTTCCAGTCCCTGGTCGAGCACGTGACCATGAGGGCATGCGCCCTCATGGGTGTCGAGGTCGCGAACACCGAGTACCTCGACGGGCTCGGTGCCGTCTGCATCGAGAGGTTCGACCGGGTCGTCCGGAGGCCCTTCGATGTCGTCCGGATCCACCAGGAGGACTTCTGCCAGGCGTGCGGGATCCTGCCGGAGAACAAGTACACGGAGAACCGGGGCCCCGTGGCCCCGGACATCGCTGCCGCCATAGACCGGTTCATTGATGACCCGGACACGGACAAGAAGGCCTTCTTCCTCATGGTCGTCGCGAACCACCTGCTGGGGGCACCCGACGGTCACGCCAAGAACTTCTCCCTCCTGGAGTATCCCGACGGAGGGGTTCGCCTGGCCCCGATGTACGACTGCGCGTCCGGGCTTCCCTACGACGGCCCGAGGGACCGCAGGGTCGCCATGGGCATAGGGGGCGTGAGCGCGGTGGGACGCCTGGGCATCGGGGCGGTGACGCGTATGGCCAAGGCGTGCGACCTGAACGGCGACTGGTGCGTCGCGAAGGTGTCCGACCTCTCGAAGGGGCTCCCCGATGCCGTCGCAACGGCCCTGAACGAGGTCTCCGGTGTGAGCGGGGCCGAGGAGCTTCGCATCCGCCTCTTGGACCCGGTCGCATTCGTGTGCGAGGCCACACTGGCGAGACTTCGCTAG
- a CDS encoding DUF4313 domain-containing protein yields MANTDETRPIPIVIDFLGEPTELYLTVEEYYFGGTYVGAVEADTGEPFCDVTVNLGGMPDVDGAMAFIDTNGCPKALRERLRELGLYRPTGIEEKSGFCTYPLVRLDLKAMGPYAVREEVL; encoded by the coding sequence ATGGCGAACACCGATGAGACCCGCCCGATCCCCATCGTCATCGACTTCCTGGGTGAACCCACGGAGCTCTACCTGACGGTGGAGGAGTATTACTTCGGAGGAACCTACGTCGGTGCCGTGGAGGCGGATACCGGGGAGCCCTTCTGCGACGTCACCGTGAACCTCGGCGGGATGCCCGATGTGGACGGCGCCATGGCCTTCATCGACACCAACGGCTGTCCCAAAGCGCTCCGGGAGCGCCTCAGGGAGCTCGGGCTGTATCGCCCCACGGGCATCGAGGAGAAGAGCGGCTTCTGCACCTACCCCCTGGTCCGGCTGGACCTGAAGGCCATGGGGCCTTACGCCGTCCGTGAGGAGGTTCTCTGA
- a CDS encoding type II toxin-antitoxin system HipA family toxin: MARRGNPVAEAPKTVSVSLEGSRVGTAAMTPDGLMAFSYAPSWIEEGFSISPFSLPLAPGVRVAPPDPLEGVFGVIDDAMPDGWGRLLLDRSLRMQGVDPRSVGVLERLCLVGDGAMGALSFEPSRELADTMVADIGDLDRFLGECRRILDDEPLEDPADVDRLRALAGSSGGARPKALVSIEGDPWIVKFPTGQDGPSAGVEEYAYMACAAECGLDVPETRLLPSEVCPGYFAVRRFDRTPGGGRVHMVSAGGLLEVSHRIPVLDYENLFQLTDALRCPAGDRLRLFRLMCFNVFSGNLDDHAKNFSYLCREGAWELAPAYDLTPSWRAYGTQERACTVAGKGSGITVSDLVSVAEPFDVPCGDLAAEAEAIRRAVRTLRGTVGS; the protein is encoded by the coding sequence ATGGCACGGAGGGGAAACCCCGTCGCTGAGGCCCCGAAGACCGTTTCCGTCTCCCTGGAGGGGTCGCGGGTCGGTACGGCGGCCATGACACCCGACGGCCTCATGGCCTTCTCGTACGCCCCCTCCTGGATCGAGGAGGGGTTCTCGATCAGCCCCTTCAGCCTCCCGCTGGCCCCGGGGGTCCGGGTCGCCCCGCCGGACCCCCTGGAAGGCGTGTTCGGTGTCATCGACGACGCGATGCCGGACGGGTGGGGGAGGCTCCTGCTGGACAGGTCCCTGAGGATGCAGGGCGTGGACCCGAGGTCCGTCGGGGTGCTCGAGAGGCTCTGCCTCGTGGGCGACGGCGCCATGGGGGCCCTCTCGTTCGAACCGAGCCGGGAGTTGGCCGACACCATGGTCGCCGACATCGGCGACCTCGACCGCTTCCTGGGGGAGTGCCGCCGGATCCTCGACGACGAGCCCCTGGAGGACCCGGCCGACGTCGACAGGCTCAGGGCCCTCGCCGGCTCCTCCGGGGGCGCCCGACCCAAGGCCCTCGTCTCCATCGAAGGCGACCCGTGGATCGTCAAGTTCCCCACGGGGCAGGACGGACCGTCTGCGGGGGTCGAGGAGTATGCCTATATGGCCTGTGCCGCGGAATGTGGTCTGGACGTCCCCGAGACGCGCCTGCTCCCGTCGGAGGTGTGCCCCGGTTATTTCGCGGTCCGCCGTTTCGACCGCACGCCCGGTGGGGGACGGGTCCACATGGTGAGCGCCGGCGGCCTTCTCGAGGTCTCCCACCGGATCCCTGTCCTCGACTACGAGAACCTGTTCCAGCTGACCGACGCCCTCCGGTGCCCGGCGGGGGACCGCCTGCGGCTCTTCCGCCTGATGTGCTTCAACGTGTTCTCGGGAAACCTCGACGACCACGCGAAGAACTTCTCGTACCTGTGCCGCGAAGGTGCCTGGGAGCTGGCACCCGCCTACGACCTCACCCCCTCATGGAGGGCCTACGGCACCCAGGAGAGGGCCTGCACGGTGGCCGGGAAGGGCTCGGGAATCACCGTGTCCGACCTCGTGTCCGTGGCGGAGCCCTTCGACGTCCCTTGCGGCGACCTCGCTGCCGAGGCGGAGGCGATCCGGAGGGCGGTCCGGACGCTCAGGGGGACCGTCGGGTCCTAG
- a CDS encoding DNA adenine methylase, translating into MPVTKTPLRYPDGKSRLFPLMARLLAANGLTGGTWAEPFCGGAGLSMALLLEGCVSRVVLADADPAVAAFWQAVRERPEDLCAFIGRVDLDLVTWRRCHDLWAGAAEPSFGLACACLFLSRTNRAGILGARPMGGMGQTGPWALSDRFNRQDLEAKVRSIAALADRIEVRWCDAIDFMAKVAPTLGPDAVCYLDPPYVAAGPGLYRRSLSEGDHRALAEALGRHRGPWALSYDACPLVDELYGPYGPMSFPATYTAQRKRAVEERLVLAGGLRAFKDGLGKAFVEDAVAPL; encoded by the coding sequence ATGCCTGTCACCAAGACACCCCTGCGCTACCCCGACGGCAAGAGCCGGCTGTTCCCCCTCATGGCCCGCCTCCTCGCCGCCAACGGCCTCACGGGCGGCACCTGGGCGGAGCCCTTCTGCGGCGGGGCGGGCCTCTCCATGGCCCTCCTGCTCGAGGGCTGCGTGTCCCGGGTGGTGCTCGCCGACGCCGACCCGGCCGTGGCCGCCTTCTGGCAGGCCGTGAGGGAGCGCCCCGAGGACCTCTGCGCCTTCATCGGCCGGGTGGACCTGGACCTGGTCACGTGGCGAAGGTGCCACGACCTCTGGGCCGGGGCCGCAGAGCCCTCCTTCGGGCTGGCCTGCGCCTGCCTGTTCCTGTCCCGGACGAATCGGGCGGGAATCCTGGGCGCGAGGCCCATGGGGGGCATGGGCCAGACCGGTCCCTGGGCCCTGTCCGACCGCTTCAACCGGCAGGACCTCGAGGCGAAGGTGCGCTCCATCGCCGCCCTCGCCGACCGCATCGAGGTGCGGTGGTGCGACGCGATCGACTTCATGGCCAAGGTCGCACCGACCCTCGGTCCCGATGCGGTCTGCTACCTCGACCCGCCCTACGTGGCCGCCGGCCCCGGTCTCTACCGCCGGAGCCTCTCCGAGGGCGACCACAGGGCCCTCGCGGAGGCCCTGGGGCGCCACAGGGGCCCATGGGCGCTCTCCTACGACGCCTGCCCCCTGGTCGACGAGCTGTACGGGCCCTACGGGCCCATGAGCTTCCCTGCCACCTACACCGCCCAGAGGAAGAGGGCCGTCGAAGAGCGCCTCGTCCTCGCCGGCGGCCTCAGGGCCTTCAAGGACGGCCTCGGCAAGGCCTTCGTGGAGGACGCCGTCGCACCTCTCTGA
- a CDS encoding zincin-like metallopeptidase domain-containing protein, whose translation MADEKLDAMREALVARLLEDMDALGANWVRPWVSQAPQNPSTGTVYQGRNALILGFVIRSEGYGDPRFMTFRQAQKMGLKVAKGCHGWPVERWGEVFFHKEKTGRIPQPRSVTERERYRRDPEIGSKVLPIGHYTVFNGADIVGLDPFCAPDTMADTEARRTLVEGCPCKLRILATDNACYLPKFDRIEMPLAASFTDEGAFLRCLLHEEVHATGAEGRLNRPGVVSGEGMGSASYAFEELVAEFGSVFAASRLGIGLGELAAADLQRDGAWENHGAYLKGWLQALSPEERPRSLMAAATQAGRAADWLWEHCFSKGEAGKSA comes from the coding sequence ATGGCTGATGAGAAGCTCGACGCCATGAGGGAGGCCCTCGTGGCAAGGCTCCTGGAGGACATGGACGCCCTGGGGGCCAACTGGGTCAGGCCCTGGGTCTCCCAGGCGCCCCAGAACCCCTCCACGGGCACGGTCTACCAGGGCCGCAACGCCCTCATCCTCGGCTTCGTGATCCGCTCCGAGGGCTACGGGGACCCGCGCTTCATGACCTTCCGCCAGGCCCAGAAGATGGGCCTCAAGGTCGCCAAGGGATGCCACGGGTGGCCCGTGGAGCGCTGGGGCGAGGTGTTCTTCCACAAAGAGAAGACCGGCCGGATCCCCCAGCCCAGGAGCGTCACCGAGCGCGAGCGCTACCGCAGGGACCCCGAGATCGGCAGCAAGGTGCTCCCCATCGGCCACTACACCGTCTTTAACGGCGCGGACATCGTAGGGCTCGACCCCTTCTGCGCCCCGGACACCATGGCAGATACCGAGGCCAGAAGGACCCTCGTGGAGGGTTGCCCCTGCAAGCTCAGAATCCTTGCCACGGACAACGCCTGCTATTTGCCCAAGTTCGACCGCATCGAGATGCCACTCGCCGCCTCCTTCACCGATGAGGGCGCATTCCTTCGCTGCCTCCTCCACGAGGAGGTCCACGCCACTGGCGCCGAGGGGCGCCTGAATCGCCCCGGCGTCGTCTCCGGCGAGGGTATGGGGTCTGCGTCCTACGCCTTCGAGGAGCTCGTGGCGGAGTTCGGCAGCGTGTTTGCCGCGAGCCGTCTCGGCATCGGCCTTGGGGAGCTTGCCGCGGCCGACCTCCAGCGAGACGGCGCCTGGGAGAACCACGGTGCCTACCTCAAAGGCTGGCTCCAGGCGCTGTCGCCCGAGGAGCGCCCCCGCTCCCTCATGGCCGCCGCCACTCAGGCGGGACGGGCCGCCGACTGGCTTTGGGAACACTGCTTCTCCAAGGGCGAGGCAGGAAAATCGGCCTGA